In one Bacillus sp. PK3_68 genomic region, the following are encoded:
- the aspS gene encoding aspartate--tRNA ligase, with product MFGRSYECGKISEQQIGESVTLKGWVQRRRDLGGVIFIDLRDRTGIVQIVFDPETSAEALAIAEKVRNEYVLDIQGTVIARDESTVNENIATGKVEIKVNEITILSEAKTPPFPIEDATEVSEDIRLKYRYLDLRRPVMYETFKMRSDVTKAVRDYLDEEGFLDVETPILTKSTPEGARDYLVPSRVHGGEFYALPQSPQLFKQLLMVSGFDRYYQIARCFRDEDLRADRQPEFTQIDIEASFMSQEDIMAMAEEMLKRVLKRVKGIEITEAFPRMTYDEAMSRFGSDKPDTRFGMELVNVSEQVKDSGFKVFASAVASGGQVKLLNVKNGGTIYSRKDIDALTEFAAIYGAKGLAWMKVEEDGLKGPIAKFFSEEEQNGLISSAEAAAGDLLLFVADKKSIVADALGALRLKLGKDLGLIDENKFNFLWVTDWPLLEYDEDAKRYFAAHHPFTMPVREDLPLLNDEPEKVRAQAYDIVLNGYELGGGSIRIFERDIQEKMFEVLGFTKEEAREQFSFLLDAFEYGTPPHGGIALGLDRMVMLLAGRTNLRDTIAFPKTASASDLLMDAPSEVSSGQLEELHLAIRQTAKK from the coding sequence ATGTTTGGCAGATCATATGAATGTGGAAAAATTTCAGAGCAGCAAATTGGTGAAAGCGTCACTTTAAAAGGATGGGTACAGCGCCGCAGAGATTTAGGCGGAGTCATTTTTATCGATCTTCGCGACCGCACAGGCATTGTACAAATCGTGTTTGATCCCGAAACATCTGCTGAAGCATTAGCTATAGCTGAAAAAGTACGTAATGAATATGTATTAGATATTCAAGGAACAGTCATCGCTCGTGACGAAAGTACAGTTAATGAAAACATTGCTACTGGAAAAGTTGAAATAAAAGTAAATGAAATAACGATTTTAAGCGAGGCGAAAACTCCTCCGTTCCCAATTGAAGATGCGACAGAAGTGTCTGAGGACATTCGCTTGAAATACCGCTACCTGGATTTACGTCGTCCAGTGATGTATGAAACATTTAAAATGCGCAGCGATGTGACAAAAGCAGTGCGTGATTATCTTGATGAAGAAGGATTTCTTGATGTAGAAACACCGATTTTGACAAAGAGCACACCAGAAGGAGCGCGTGATTATTTAGTGCCGAGCCGTGTCCACGGAGGAGAATTTTATGCGCTGCCACAATCACCACAGTTGTTCAAGCAGCTGCTGATGGTATCTGGATTTGACCGTTATTATCAAATTGCTCGCTGTTTCCGTGATGAAGATTTGCGAGCAGACCGTCAACCGGAATTTACACAAATCGATATTGAAGCAAGTTTTATGAGCCAGGAAGATATTATGGCTATGGCAGAAGAAATGCTGAAACGTGTGCTGAAGCGAGTAAAAGGCATTGAAATAACTGAGGCATTCCCGCGAATGACCTATGACGAGGCCATGAGTCGCTTTGGTTCCGATAAGCCGGATACACGCTTCGGTATGGAATTAGTCAATGTGTCTGAACAAGTAAAGGATTCAGGCTTTAAAGTGTTCGCTAGCGCTGTTGCCAGCGGTGGACAAGTTAAGCTCCTCAACGTTAAAAATGGTGGAACGATTTACTCTCGTAAAGATATTGATGCATTAACGGAGTTCGCTGCTATATACGGAGCAAAAGGGCTTGCCTGGATGAAAGTGGAAGAAGACGGCTTGAAGGGACCAATCGCTAAATTCTTCTCCGAGGAAGAACAAAATGGTTTAATCTCTTCTGCAGAAGCGGCTGCAGGCGACTTATTGCTATTTGTGGCAGATAAAAAATCGATCGTAGCCGACGCCCTTGGCGCTCTTCGTTTAAAGCTTGGAAAGGATCTTGGCTTAATCGATGAAAATAAATTTAATTTCCTGTGGGTGACAGATTGGCCGCTTCTTGAGTATGATGAGGACGCAAAGCGTTATTTTGCTGCTCATCATCCATTTACAATGCCAGTTCGTGAAGACTTGCCACTCCTAAATGATGAACCGGAAAAAGTACGAGCACAAGCTTATGATATTGTTTTAAATGGGTATGAGCTTGGCGGCGGTTCTATTCGGATATTCGAGCGTGATATCCAGGAAAAAATGTTTGAAGTGCTTGGCTTTACGAAGGAAGAAGCAAGAGAGCAATTTAGTTTCTTGCTGGATGCGTTTGAGTATGGGACTCCTCCTCATGGCGGGATTGCTCTCGGACTTGATCGGATGGTTATGCTGCTTGCAGGGCGCACAAACTTACGCGACACGATTGCTTTCCCAAAAACAGCGAGTGCCAGCGATCTTTTAATGGATGCTCCGAGTGAAGTAAGCTCCGGCCAACTGGAGGAATTGCATTTAGCTATTCGTCAAACAGCGAAAAAGTGA
- the hisS gene encoding histidine--tRNA ligase, with translation MSVNIPRGTQDILPGTVEKWQQLEKIATDICRNYQYKEIRTPIFEHTELFQRSVGDTTDIVQKEMYTFTDRGDRSLTLRPEGTAAVVRSFVENKMFGDPNQPVKLYYNGPMFRYERPQSGRYRQFVQFGVEAIGSEDPAIDAEVMALVMDIYQSAGLKDIELVLNSLGDKESRVSHREALIQHFQPRIGEFCEDCQSRLEKNPMRILDCKKDRDHELMKSAPSILDYLNEYSRTYFEKVQSYLTALGINFTIDPTLVRGLDYYNHTAFEIMSRAKGFGAITTLCGGGRYNGLVSEMGGPDVPGIGFAFSMERFLAAMEAEGIEWTADNRLDCYVASLGEEARDHTVKLVHDLRKAGIKAERDYQDRKMKAQFKAADRLNARFVAILGEDELKENKINIKDMETGEQQEITLDQFVETLRKKMEEK, from the coding sequence CGATTTTTGAACACACAGAATTGTTTCAACGAAGTGTCGGTGATACAACAGACATCGTGCAAAAAGAAATGTATACATTTACTGATCGTGGCGACCGCAGCTTGACTCTTCGCCCGGAAGGAACAGCCGCTGTTGTTCGTTCGTTTGTGGAAAATAAAATGTTCGGTGACCCGAACCAACCGGTTAAATTATATTATAACGGACCAATGTTTCGCTATGAGCGTCCGCAGTCAGGACGATATCGTCAGTTTGTTCAGTTTGGTGTGGAAGCGATTGGCAGTGAAGATCCGGCGATTGATGCGGAAGTAATGGCGCTTGTTATGGACATTTATCAATCAGCAGGATTAAAGGACATTGAACTTGTCCTCAACTCCCTTGGCGATAAAGAGAGTCGAGTATCTCATAGAGAAGCGCTTATCCAACATTTCCAACCGCGGATTGGAGAGTTTTGTGAGGATTGTCAAAGCCGCTTAGAAAAAAACCCAATGCGTATCCTTGATTGTAAAAAAGACCGGGATCATGAATTAATGAAGTCAGCCCCATCTATTCTAGATTATTTAAATGAGTATTCCCGTACATATTTTGAAAAAGTGCAAAGCTATTTAACCGCTTTGGGCATCAATTTTACGATCGACCCCACCCTCGTTCGCGGCCTTGATTATTATAACCATACAGCTTTCGAAATCATGAGCCGGGCAAAGGGGTTTGGTGCCATTACAACTTTGTGCGGTGGCGGGCGTTACAACGGGCTCGTTAGTGAAATGGGCGGTCCGGACGTTCCTGGTATCGGTTTTGCTTTTAGTATGGAAAGGTTTCTAGCTGCCATGGAGGCAGAAGGGATCGAATGGACAGCTGACAACCGTCTCGATTGTTATGTTGCTTCTTTAGGAGAAGAAGCGAGAGATCATACGGTTAAATTGGTTCATGACTTGCGAAAAGCAGGAATAAAGGCGGAACGCGACTATCAAGACAGAAAAATGAAGGCTCAATTTAAAGCGGCCGACCGCTTAAATGCAAGGTTTGTGGCAATCTTAGGCGAAGATGAACTAAAGGAAAATAAAATCAATATAAAAGACATGGAAACTGGCGAGCAGCAAGAGATAACGCTTGACCAATTCGTTGAGACATTAAGAAAGAAAATGGAGGAAAAATAA